A genomic window from Candidatus Sulfotelmatobacter sp. includes:
- a CDS encoding sensor histidine kinase — protein sequence MVYLGFFFIDPVMNHASLRLWLVDILGALVFLGLYFGLFVLEHPRALAHVVGMMVLGIVFLPFNNGGCTFFIFAAAMLPFSVDSQTAAVVGLLTIGATGAIEGLLLHVRGWQLFWIALFPVFIGAGNTFFAERNRMNRRLRKANDEIEHLAKMAERERIARDLHDVLGHTLSVITLKSELAGKLIDRDPQRAGKEIREVEQISRQALTDVRDAIRGYRSQGLVAELAQAKTTLETAGLTVQCDAASTMKLPAVQESVLSLAVREAVTNVVRHAQARNCRLRLEQQNGSCRLQIQDDGVGTSNGEGNGLRGMRERVEMLGGSLNRSTDSGTTLTITLPVKEIAPKNEGFHP from the coding sequence GTGGTCTATCTCGGCTTCTTCTTCATTGATCCGGTGATGAACCACGCCAGCCTTAGGTTATGGCTGGTGGATATTCTCGGCGCTCTTGTCTTTCTCGGTCTCTATTTTGGGTTGTTCGTGCTGGAACATCCTCGGGCTCTGGCGCACGTCGTCGGCATGATGGTGCTCGGGATCGTGTTTCTGCCCTTCAACAACGGCGGATGCACGTTCTTTATTTTCGCGGCTGCCATGTTGCCGTTTAGTGTGGATAGTCAGACTGCCGCTGTCGTGGGGTTACTCACGATTGGAGCCACGGGCGCCATCGAGGGATTGCTGCTGCATGTCCGCGGCTGGCAATTATTTTGGATAGCGCTCTTCCCCGTGTTCATCGGCGCGGGGAATACCTTTTTCGCCGAGCGCAACCGCATGAACCGCCGCCTGCGCAAGGCGAACGACGAAATCGAGCATCTGGCCAAGATGGCCGAGCGCGAGCGCATTGCGCGCGATCTGCACGATGTACTAGGGCACACGTTATCGGTGATCACATTGAAGTCGGAGCTTGCCGGCAAACTGATCGATCGCGATCCGCAGCGCGCCGGAAAAGAAATCCGCGAAGTGGAGCAGATTTCGCGGCAGGCTTTGACCGATGTGCGCGACGCCATTCGCGGATACCGTTCGCAAGGCCTGGTCGCGGAACTGGCGCAAGCCAAGACCACGCTCGAGACCGCCGGCCTGACCGTGCAGTGCGACGCGGCGAGCACGATGAAACTCCCAGCTGTGCAGGAAAGTGTGCTGTCGCTGGCGGTACGCGAGGCTGTCACCAACGTTGTCCGTCACGCGCAGGCCCGGAATTGCCGCTTGCGCCTGGAGCAGCAGAATGGTTCCTGCCGGCTGCAAATTCAGGATGATGGCGTGGGCACATCCAACGGCGAAGGCAACGGCCTGCGTGGCATGCGCGAACGCGTCGAGATGCTCGGTGGCAGCTTGAATCGCAGCACCGATTCCGGCACTACGCTCACCATCACGCTCCCCGTGAAAGAAATCGCGCCGAAGAACGAAGGTTTCCACCCTTGA
- a CDS encoding ABC transporter permease, whose protein sequence is MSTASIAWNNERIERTPRHTATIYMKEAKYEFLKNLRLRMYTASVLSFPIMFYVLFGLVLNSHQAIGGTSIPAYLIATYGTFGVMGASLFGTAAGLASDRGLGWLQVKRASPMPPFAYFTAKVITSMTFSMIIVLALFALGVGLGGVRMPLADFARLLGTLAAGSLPFSALGLALGYFTGPNSAPATINLIYLPMSFCSGLWVPFMFLPKVVRQIAHALPPYHLSQLALGVVGAGQHESNTAHWEVLAAFTMICLGVARIGFHRDQDKMYG, encoded by the coding sequence ATGAGTACCGCATCCATCGCATGGAACAACGAGCGAATCGAACGCACGCCGCGTCACACGGCCACCATTTATATGAAGGAAGCGAAGTATGAATTCTTAAAGAACCTTCGCCTCCGCATGTACACCGCGTCCGTGCTGAGCTTTCCAATCATGTTTTACGTATTGTTTGGCCTGGTACTCAATTCGCATCAGGCAATCGGAGGCACGTCGATCCCGGCGTACTTGATCGCAACCTATGGCACGTTTGGGGTGATGGGCGCCTCGCTGTTTGGAACTGCGGCGGGCCTGGCCTCTGACCGCGGGCTGGGGTGGCTGCAAGTGAAGCGCGCCAGCCCCATGCCGCCATTCGCCTACTTCACGGCCAAAGTCATCACCAGCATGACGTTCAGCATGATCATTGTGCTCGCGCTCTTCGCCCTTGGCGTTGGTTTGGGCGGCGTACGCATGCCGCTCGCCGATTTCGCCAGGCTGTTGGGAACGTTGGCCGCCGGTTCCTTGCCTTTTTCCGCATTGGGATTGGCTCTTGGATATTTCACCGGACCCAATTCGGCGCCGGCCACCATCAACCTTATTTATTTGCCGATGTCCTTCTGTAGCGGATTGTGGGTGCCGTTTATGTTCCTGCCAAAAGTTGTGCGGCAGATCGCGCACGCCCTGCCGCCTTATCACTTATCGCAACTGGCGCTGGGAGTCGTTGGCGCCGGACAGCATGAATCGAACACGGCGCATTGGGAAGTGCTCGCCGCGTTCACGATGATCTGCCTCGGCGTAGCGCGCATCGGCTTCCATCGCGATCAGGACAAAATGTACGGGTAA
- a CDS encoding ABC transporter ATP-binding protein: MTATLELAQHRQAIAEPADSALIVASLDGVNKNYGTVRALRGVDFRVRAGEVVALLGPNGAGKTTAVKLLLGLLQPNSGKARVFGGDPTNPENRMRTGAMLQVGRVPETLRVREHIDLFSSYYQRPMAPAEILAAAGLEKLSDRKFGDLSGGQRQRVLFALAICGDPDLLFLDEPTVGLDVEARRMLWEEIRKMVTRGKTVLLTTHYLQEADALADRVAVINQGEIIAQGTPAEIKAKTAGKRIRCITSLSIGVLRQIPGVTEVKEDREAVELHAVEAESIVRELLTRDASLSGLEVSSAGLEEAFLALTQDTAQNGNHSK; this comes from the coding sequence ATGACCGCAACTTTAGAGCTTGCGCAGCACCGGCAAGCTATCGCCGAACCGGCGGATTCAGCATTGATCGTCGCCAGCCTGGATGGCGTAAACAAGAACTATGGAACCGTTCGGGCGCTGCGCGGAGTCGATTTTCGGGTGCGCGCGGGCGAAGTCGTGGCTCTGCTCGGTCCAAACGGGGCTGGCAAGACCACGGCCGTGAAGCTGCTTCTGGGATTGCTACAGCCGAACTCGGGGAAAGCCCGCGTTTTCGGCGGCGACCCCACGAATCCTGAAAACCGGATGAGAACCGGCGCTATGTTGCAAGTGGGACGGGTTCCGGAAACCCTCCGCGTCCGCGAGCACATCGATTTGTTTTCATCGTATTACCAGAGACCGATGGCGCCTGCGGAAATTCTCGCTGCCGCCGGTCTCGAGAAGCTGAGCGACCGCAAGTTTGGCGACCTTTCTGGCGGCCAGCGGCAGCGCGTGCTGTTTGCCCTGGCCATTTGTGGCGACCCGGACTTGCTGTTTCTCGATGAACCGACGGTCGGGCTCGACGTGGAAGCGCGCCGCATGTTGTGGGAGGAAATTCGCAAGATGGTCACACGCGGCAAAACCGTCCTGCTTACCACGCATTACTTGCAGGAGGCTGACGCTCTGGCCGACCGCGTCGCCGTCATCAATCAGGGCGAAATCATCGCCCAGGGAACACCGGCGGAGATCAAAGCCAAAACCGCCGGCAAGCGCATTCGCTGCATCACGAGCCTTAGCATTGGCGTTCTGCGACAAATTCCGGGCGTGACGGAAGTAAAGGAAGATCGCGAAGCGGTCGAACTTCACGCGGTCGAGGCCGAGTCGATCGTCCGCGAATTGTTGACGCGGGATGCTAGTCTTTCCGGCCTTGAGGTCAGCAGCGCCGGTCTCGAAGAGGCCTTTCTCGCGCTGACCCAGGACACAGCGCAAAATGGAAATCATTCCAAGTGA
- a CDS encoding helix-turn-helix transcriptional regulator: MLPAGKSLRTLREKLGLTMRDVENSSACIADKYRNEEFSIPPSRLSDIETKGILPSIFRLYTLSVIYRRDIRELMAWYGVDLNRMAADLGLVSPPKSHVSDALAGLSSVQVPVRMDPGFDERRTTNLGRMVEQWGLVPVAYLAQFANSDFTYGYVGTQDFTMYPILPPGSFIQVDEARNKVVEGSWRSEYERPIYFVETRDGHTCCWCSMRREEIILQPHPLSPVPVRILRHPQEAEVLGQVVGVAMKLTEWHALDASPGSKAPAALN; this comes from the coding sequence ATGTTACCCGCGGGAAAAAGCCTTCGTACCCTGCGCGAGAAGCTCGGCCTGACCATGCGCGATGTGGAGAACTCGAGCGCATGCATTGCCGATAAATATCGCAACGAGGAATTTTCCATTCCCCCCAGCCGTTTGTCCGACATTGAAACCAAAGGAATTTTGCCCAGCATTTTCCGGCTCTACACTTTGTCGGTCATTTACCGGAGGGATATTCGCGAACTGATGGCGTGGTATGGCGTTGACCTGAATCGGATGGCCGCCGACCTCGGATTGGTTTCGCCGCCGAAGTCGCACGTCTCCGACGCGCTCGCGGGGTTGTCGTCGGTACAGGTTCCGGTGCGCATGGATCCTGGCTTTGACGAGCGCCGCACCACCAACCTCGGGCGCATGGTCGAGCAGTGGGGACTGGTTCCCGTCGCCTATCTGGCGCAATTCGCCAATAGCGATTTTACCTACGGCTACGTCGGCACTCAGGACTTCACCATGTATCCGATTCTGCCTCCCGGCAGCTTCATCCAGGTCGATGAGGCTAGAAATAAAGTAGTGGAGGGTTCGTGGCGTTCGGAATACGAGCGCCCGATTTATTTTGTGGAGACTCGCGACGGCCACACCTGCTGCTGGTGCAGCATGCGCCGCGAGGAAATTATTTTGCAGCCCCATCCTCTCTCTCCGGTTCCGGTGCGGATTCTCCGCCATCCGCAGGAAGCCGAGGTGCTCGGCCAGGTAGTGGGCGTGGCTATGAAATTGACCGAGTGGCACGCCCTCGATGCTTCTCCAGGGTCGAAAGCGCCAGCAGCACTGAATTAA
- a CDS encoding carboxypeptidase regulatory-like domain-containing protein: protein MTRNFMTCNFMTCNLTIHVAKFGLGFCLLLLSVICFGQGGVATGDLHVTVKDPAGNLVANATVTARDAAKGLERTANGDGQGGYSVRLLPPGTYNVTIDAPGFNGILSTGVVITVGGLVELPVTLSVLTGKEVVEVSSQAELVETSRSSTTDTIGQRRIDNLPINGRNYINFTLTDSQVVRDNAPNTGAAPTSGLNMSGQRARSNLVNVDGADATDNSVNGVRSTVSQEAVQEFQIITNSYAAEYGRAAGGVVNIITRSGSNAFHGDIFGYLRDRNFQAVNPFSTVPNPAYTRVQAGAAFGGPIKKDKTFFYFAYEITRRHETGFSSIGQGNFGLVPFDTTNVGLPFGTLQLTPDQVGFLTNPITLTAEASDPTGKVANAVAAYAAGAGASSGMAVNGAWPTGLVQALTLGGLSNFSGFPSSCPPPGPCFIPASYQTLTSQMGNFPVFEGTSLWSLRIDHNLGTNHRLTFRGNVSPSTVTGIEVSGQDQPFGQNSYSRTSQQTYRDVTGMFQDTWTISNNKINEFRFQYARRGLSYFYNTQIPGGSDPAVNIIGVAYFGREPYSYIQRVEQRYQFTDNFSWTIGRHNTKFGGDVNYLPISAIFTVNYGGVYDFGSVAASNALTSADYGVLPKSVQDIIPSLSAVQAFGFGVPGDFVQGIGSPSDSFKNIPIGAFWQDSWRVSPRITLNYGVRYDVEIPPKFTAPQGLALPAYNLLGLQKGIHTDTNNIQPRLGVAWDPAGNGKTVIRASYGMFYDHPLLGLYFLGDASDGSSSGQLAFAGTSTCSGAGQPSNLNAITIFQGLIPSATGSPASPCSPATTSAALSLLNYSPDQQRFSCGTSATGCGVASPTQSIFLNQNYLNLSTFLPLAFQPFGYPQSKNFVYAYSQQANLTLERDLGGGYALSLAYNFNGGRHLNRPINANPIRGDLLTGNFEAAYYDAVILQSVNPLAPGPPASPFTVSGCSTGGTPTSPYPYVDPALVNYFRPGGLNPSIGVVEPGCIPQATALLATQPGFNVNCNPTPPTYSGCVPFGDMDANYSNGSSIYHGFSANLRKRFAHHYEFLASYTWSHAIDDSTDLQSTLTPEDSFYPSLDRSTSLFDQRHRFVFSGVYQTAKVGSGFAGKVLSDWTFAPLLDLASGRPFNIITGNGDNFQLSSETGRPNTTVNPACGTAYKSKYSPSGTLQEPCINGFLVTPNAATGTPYTVPTLLQLDGNLGRNAGITPWTAFGDMRISKRIYFGERISTDLIVDMFNIANKMNVAAVSPLFSMAGQATAAYDPRQFQFAMKVNW from the coding sequence ATGACCCGTAATTTCATGACCTGCAATTTCATGACTTGCAATTTAACGATCCACGTTGCGAAATTCGGCTTGGGCTTTTGTCTTCTGCTGCTTTCCGTGATCTGTTTTGGCCAGGGAGGTGTAGCGACCGGCGATCTGCACGTTACCGTGAAGGATCCCGCGGGCAACCTGGTTGCGAATGCGACCGTAACCGCGCGGGACGCCGCCAAGGGCCTGGAGCGCACCGCCAACGGCGATGGCCAGGGTGGCTACAGCGTTCGTCTTCTGCCCCCGGGCACTTACAACGTCACCATCGATGCGCCGGGCTTTAACGGCATCCTGAGCACAGGAGTTGTGATCACGGTGGGCGGACTGGTTGAGCTGCCGGTCACACTATCGGTTTTGACCGGCAAGGAAGTCGTGGAAGTCAGTTCGCAGGCGGAGTTGGTCGAGACCTCGCGCAGTTCGACGACTGACACGATCGGGCAGCGCCGCATTGACAATTTGCCGATCAACGGGCGCAACTACATTAACTTCACGCTGACCGATTCGCAGGTCGTGCGCGACAACGCACCCAACACTGGCGCCGCCCCGACATCCGGGCTCAACATGAGCGGCCAGCGCGCGCGCTCGAATCTCGTGAACGTCGATGGAGCCGACGCCACCGACAACTCGGTGAACGGCGTGCGCTCCACCGTCTCGCAGGAGGCGGTGCAGGAATTTCAGATCATTACCAACAGTTACGCGGCGGAATACGGCCGCGCGGCCGGCGGCGTAGTGAACATCATTACGCGCTCGGGATCGAACGCCTTCCATGGCGACATCTTCGGCTATCTCCGCGATCGTAATTTTCAGGCGGTGAATCCCTTCAGCACAGTTCCGAATCCTGCCTATACGCGCGTGCAAGCCGGGGCCGCTTTCGGCGGTCCGATCAAGAAAGATAAAACGTTTTTCTATTTCGCCTACGAAATTACGCGGCGGCATGAAACCGGATTCTCGTCGATCGGGCAGGGAAATTTTGGGCTTGTGCCATTCGACACAACGAATGTGGGGCTACCCTTCGGCACGTTGCAGTTGACGCCGGACCAGGTAGGATTTCTCACCAATCCAATCACGCTGACCGCGGAGGCATCCGATCCAACGGGAAAAGTGGCCAATGCTGTCGCCGCCTATGCGGCCGGCGCGGGAGCATCATCAGGCATGGCCGTCAACGGCGCCTGGCCCACAGGTTTGGTGCAAGCTCTAACGCTCGGTGGACTCTCGAATTTCTCTGGTTTCCCCAGCAGTTGCCCCCCGCCCGGTCCCTGTTTCATTCCCGCCTCCTACCAAACGCTCACTTCGCAGATGGGCAACTTTCCGGTCTTTGAAGGAACCAGCCTGTGGTCGCTCCGCATCGACCACAATCTCGGGACCAATCATCGCCTGACCTTCCGCGGCAATGTTAGTCCCAGCACCGTCACCGGAATCGAAGTCAGCGGGCAGGACCAACCCTTCGGGCAGAACTCCTACTCGCGCACTTCGCAACAGACTTATCGTGACGTAACTGGCATGTTCCAGGACACCTGGACGATCAGCAACAACAAGATCAACGAATTCCGCTTTCAGTATGCCCGCCGCGGGCTTTCATATTTTTACAACACGCAGATTCCCGGAGGATCGGACCCGGCGGTCAACATCATCGGAGTGGCCTACTTCGGCCGCGAGCCTTACTCATATATTCAACGCGTCGAGCAGCGCTACCAGTTCACCGACAATTTTTCCTGGACCATCGGCCGCCACAATACGAAGTTTGGCGGTGACGTCAATTATCTTCCCATCAGCGCGATCTTCACGGTCAACTATGGCGGCGTTTACGATTTTGGCAGCGTGGCGGCGAGCAACGCGCTGACCTCGGCTGACTATGGTGTTCTGCCCAAGTCCGTGCAGGACATCATCCCGTCCCTCTCCGCAGTCCAGGCCTTTGGCTTCGGCGTGCCCGGAGACTTCGTGCAGGGCATCGGCAGTCCCAGCGATTCGTTCAAGAACATACCCATCGGAGCGTTCTGGCAGGATTCGTGGCGCGTGAGCCCGAGAATTACTTTGAACTACGGCGTGCGCTATGACGTGGAAATTCCACCAAAGTTTACGGCGCCGCAGGGGCTGGCGCTTCCGGCCTACAACCTGCTCGGATTGCAAAAGGGAATCCACACCGACACCAACAATATTCAGCCGCGCCTTGGCGTAGCATGGGATCCGGCCGGTAACGGCAAGACGGTCATTCGCGCGTCGTACGGCATGTTTTATGATCACCCGTTGTTGGGATTGTATTTCCTGGGCGATGCCTCCGACGGTTCGTCCAGCGGGCAGTTGGCCTTTGCAGGAACTTCCACTTGCTCTGGCGCAGGCCAGCCGAGCAATCTGAATGCAATCACAATCTTCCAGGGGCTGATCCCGTCCGCGACTGGGTCTCCGGCTTCGCCCTGCTCGCCAGCTACGACCTCGGCTGCGCTGAGCCTCTTGAACTATTCCCCCGACCAGCAACGCTTCTCGTGCGGCACTTCCGCCACAGGTTGCGGTGTTGCGTCACCGACGCAGTCAATTTTTCTCAACCAGAATTATCTAAACCTTTCCACGTTCCTGCCGCTCGCGTTTCAGCCGTTCGGCTATCCCCAGTCGAAAAACTTTGTTTATGCATATTCGCAGCAGGCCAACCTCACGCTGGAACGCGATCTCGGCGGCGGCTACGCTCTGAGTCTTGCCTACAATTTCAACGGAGGACGGCACCTGAACCGCCCTATCAACGCCAACCCGATTCGCGGCGATTTGCTAACGGGAAACTTTGAGGCAGCCTACTACGACGCGGTCATCCTCCAATCGGTCAATCCGCTCGCTCCCGGTCCGCCTGCCAGCCCGTTCACGGTCAGCGGCTGCAGCACCGGAGGGACGCCAACTTCTCCCTACCCGTACGTGGATCCAGCCCTTGTGAACTACTTCAGGCCGGGCGGACTGAATCCATCCATCGGCGTGGTCGAACCGGGGTGCATTCCGCAGGCTACGGCGCTGTTGGCGACTCAGCCCGGGTTTAACGTGAACTGCAATCCGACCCCGCCCACATATAGCGGCTGCGTGCCCTTCGGCGACATGGACGCCAACTATTCCAATGGCAGCTCGATCTATCACGGCTTCAGCGCCAACCTGCGCAAGCGCTTCGCCCATCACTACGAATTTCTGGCGTCTTATACCTGGTCGCACGCCATCGACGACTCCACCGATCTGCAATCGACTCTTACGCCAGAGGATAGTTTTTACCCCAGCCTGGATCGCTCCACTTCACTGTTCGATCAGCGTCATCGTTTCGTCTTCAGTGGCGTGTACCAGACGGCCAAGGTGGGTAGCGGATTCGCCGGCAAAGTTCTCAGCGACTGGACTTTTGCTCCGCTGCTCGATCTTGCTTCCGGACGTCCCTTCAACATCATCACCGGCAACGGCGACAATTTTCAGTTGTCGTCTGAAACCGGCCGTCCGAATACTACAGTGAATCCGGCTTGCGGCACGGCTTACAAGTCAAAGTATTCGCCGAGCGGAACGCTGCAGGAGCCCTGCATCAACGGCTTTCTGGTGACTCCCAACGCTGCAACCGGAACGCCCTACACGGTTCCGACCTTGCTTCAACTCGACGGCAATCTCGGCCGCAACGCCGGCATCACCCCCTGGACGGCGTTCGGCGATATGCGCATTTCCAAGCGAATTTATTTCGGCGAGCGCATCAGCACAGACCTGATCGTCGACATGTTCAATATCGCCAATAAAATGAACGTGGCCGCGGTCAGCCCATTGTTCAGCATGGCCGGACAAGCCACCGCCGCCTACGATCCGCGCCAGTTCCAGTTCGCCATGAAGGTGAACTGGTAG
- a CDS encoding pyridoxamine 5'-phosphate oxidase family protein: MSETQMPSARTRVVREPHRAIYDREAVYRILDEGFLCHVGFAVDGQPFVIPTSYGRKDASLYIHGSAASRMLRQMKEGAAVCITVTLLDGLVLARSVFNHSMNYRSAVILGKATLVGDPEEKLAALRILSEHILPGRWDDSRQPNQSELKQTSVLRVPIEEFSAKVRVGPPVDDEEDYTFPTWAGVIPLEMKAGEPIGDPRLDAGREVPAYVRDYSRQR; the protein is encoded by the coding sequence ATGTCTGAAACTCAAATGCCCAGCGCGCGCACGCGTGTGGTTCGCGAGCCCCATCGCGCCATCTATGATCGCGAAGCCGTTTACAGAATCCTCGATGAAGGCTTTCTCTGTCACGTTGGTTTTGCCGTCGACGGCCAGCCGTTCGTAATCCCGACTTCGTATGGCCGCAAGGACGCCAGCCTCTACATTCATGGCTCGGCCGCGAGCCGCATGCTGCGGCAGATGAAAGAAGGTGCCGCCGTCTGCATCACAGTAACGCTGCTCGACGGGCTCGTGCTCGCCCGCTCGGTTTTCAATCATTCCATGAACTACCGCTCGGCGGTGATCCTTGGGAAAGCAACGCTGGTGGGCGACCCGGAAGAAAAGCTGGCGGCTCTGCGAATCTTGTCCGAGCACATTCTGCCCGGCCGCTGGGATGACTCGCGCCAGCCCAACCAGAGCGAGTTAAAGCAGACCTCGGTGCTGCGTGTGCCCATCGAAGAATTCTCCGCGAAAGTTCGCGTCGGCCCACCAGTCGATGACGAAGAAGACTACACGTTTCCCACCTGGGCCGGAGTCATTCCACTGGAGATGAAGGCCGGAGAGCCGATCGGCGACCCGCGACTGGATGCGGGGAGAGAAGTGCCAGCATACGTGCGAGACTACTCTCGGCAACGCTGA
- a CDS encoding AbrB/MazE/SpoVT family DNA-binding domain-containing protein codes for MNYSSTISSKGQVTVPQEIRHRLGLAAGDRVEFVIEGERTVIRPARTGPNPFEKYRGILGTFPGGQKEINAWISDLRDDDARRQDLRDEDLRESEKDLRDDDARSRRRRK; via the coding sequence ATGAATTATTCCAGCACAATCAGTAGCAAGGGACAAGTTACCGTCCCCCAAGAGATTCGCCATCGTCTCGGTCTTGCTGCCGGGGATCGCGTCGAGTTCGTGATCGAAGGGGAGCGCACGGTGATTCGACCTGCTCGTACTGGGCCGAACCCTTTCGAAAAATATCGCGGAATTCTTGGCACATTCCCCGGCGGGCAAAAAGAAATCAACGCCTGGATTTCCGACCTGCGCGATGATGACGCGCGGCGCCAAGACTTGCGCGATGAAGATTTGCGCGAGAGCGAGAAGGATCTGCGCGACGATGATGCGCGCAGCCGTCGCCGCCGCAAGTGA
- a CDS encoding PIN domain-containing protein: MLSALWSSEPTAYRISTFLGEARMLGSLIICAPVFVELLAHPLMSPDGVEQFLRETGIVVDFDLEEIVWRQVATSFAAYAERRRRSGGDPAKRLLVDFIVGAHALLRADRLMTLDARRYSQDFPNLRIV; this comes from the coding sequence GTGTTGTCTGCGCTGTGGTCTAGTGAACCTACCGCTTACCGCATTTCGACCTTTCTCGGTGAGGCTCGCATGCTGGGAAGTCTGATCATTTGTGCCCCAGTGTTTGTGGAATTGCTGGCGCATCCGTTGATGTCGCCGGACGGCGTAGAGCAGTTTCTTAGGGAGACGGGCATCGTGGTTGATTTCGACCTAGAGGAGATCGTCTGGCGCCAAGTAGCTACTAGTTTCGCGGCCTACGCCGAGCGACGACGACGCTCCGGAGGCGATCCCGCTAAACGTCTACTGGTCGATTTTATCGTTGGAGCGCATGCTCTACTGCGCGCCGATCGCCTGATGACTCTCGATGCAAGGCGCTATAGCCAGGATTTTCCCAACCTTCGTATCGTTTGA
- a CDS encoding quinone oxidoreductase, with the protein MKAIQVKQPGGPEAMELAELPVPQAKANEAVVKLAASGVNFIDVYFREGRYKAVLPLILGQEGAGTVVAVGVDVTAVKVGDRVAWSGLLGSYAEYAAVQADRLVSIPAGVTEHQAAAAMLQGMTAHYLSHSTYPLKSGETALVHAAAGGVGLLLTQMAHNIGARVIATVSTEEKAKLAREAGADEVILYTQSDFEAETKRLTGGKGVDVVYDSVGKTTFEKGLNVLRPRGMMVLFGGSSGAVPPFDLITLSQKGSLYVTRPSLGNYIAMREELVERSSAVFGMIASGKLKLRIEHTYPLAEVQRAHRDLEARKTTGKLLLIP; encoded by the coding sequence ATGAAGGCCATTCAAGTCAAACAACCGGGAGGTCCGGAGGCGATGGAACTGGCGGAGTTGCCCGTTCCGCAAGCAAAGGCGAATGAGGCGGTCGTAAAGCTGGCCGCTTCGGGCGTGAACTTTATCGATGTGTACTTTCGCGAGGGGCGTTACAAGGCGGTCCTGCCGCTGATCTTGGGACAAGAAGGCGCGGGCACAGTCGTCGCTGTGGGCGTCGACGTAACGGCGGTGAAAGTGGGCGATCGCGTGGCCTGGAGTGGTCTGCTGGGCTCTTATGCGGAATATGCCGCCGTACAAGCCGACCGTTTGGTTTCGATTCCTGCGGGAGTGACCGAGCACCAAGCGGCGGCCGCCATGTTGCAAGGGATGACAGCGCACTACTTATCTCATTCAACGTATCCTCTGAAGAGCGGTGAGACGGCACTCGTGCATGCCGCAGCCGGCGGCGTGGGATTGCTGCTGACGCAGATGGCGCACAACATTGGCGCACGCGTGATTGCTACGGTCTCGACCGAGGAGAAGGCTAAACTCGCGCGTGAAGCGGGAGCCGATGAAGTCATTCTCTATACGCAGTCCGATTTTGAAGCGGAAACCAAGCGCCTGACCGGCGGTAAAGGCGTAGATGTGGTTTACGACTCGGTGGGCAAGACGACTTTTGAAAAAGGGCTGAACGTTTTGCGTCCGCGCGGCATGATGGTGCTGTTCGGCGGCTCGAGCGGAGCGGTGCCGCCGTTCGATCTGATTACGCTGTCGCAGAAAGGATCGCTGTACGTGACGCGGCCCTCGCTGGGAAACTATATAGCGATGCGGGAGGAGTTGGTGGAGCGGTCGAGCGCGGTGTTCGGCATGATCGCCTCTGGCAAACTTAAGCTGCGGATCGAGCACACCTATCCGCTGGCGGAAGTACAGCGGGCACACCGCGATCTGGAAGCACGAAAGACGACCGGGAAGCTCTTGCTGATACCGTAG